CCTCTTCATAGCGAGCTTATGTGGTGTGAATCATGGAGACAACCCCGATAAAACTGACAGCTGCTAATGAAAGTACACCAAATACTTCTTCAAGCTGGTTAAGCGCTAACAAGGTACATCTTATTGCCTTTTTGATATCTAATATTTTTCAGATTATGCTTAACTTTAATAGTAAAGTTCACGTTCAAACACGTGAAGGGCTTGTTTTTCACAAAATCAATCACTGTCTAGAATCACACGAactttgttaatattttgttgaCACTTTTCCTTTAGTCCATGAGTTCCTCACTGAAGGAGAAGCTAAAAAGATCACGCCACTCATTCAGATCCCCCCTCAGTGTGGTTAAACGCCTTAAAATTGAAGATGACAGTCTACCACAGACCTCACAAACGAGAGACAGTGTGACTGACGACAGAGAGACCGATGCTGAAGTCCATCGGAATGATATGAGGGAGCAAAGAGACCTCACACCTCACACAGCTGAACATGCACAAAAAGACTTGATCCAGAAGTGTGAAGAGCTAAGAAAAACAGTGAAGGAGAAATCAGAAACCTTGCGAAGATTAAAGATGGCCAAGATGTATAGAAAAAAGGTAAAGATCTATTTCAAGTATATCTAGTAAGTAAAATATTGCCAAAGGATGATGTTCTAgaggtttttctttctttgttttgtcttttctCATAGAATGACCTGACCCAGCTGCAGAGACTCGTAGACAAATGGAGATCCTGTGCTCAGTCTGTGCTGTGTGAATTACAGAGTGAATTACCCTCAGAGGGAAATCAAGTCAGTCTGTCTCGGCttatagacagttttgggttagATGACAAAATACTGCACTTTGACAGGACAGAGGAAGACTTCACAGACAACTGAAATTCactgtattgtattattttattgataaTATTTAAATGGGTAGGAAGAAGCCTTTTCAGAAAAGGTACATTTTCATCAGTACATTCAGATAGGGTGATTATTCAGATTAAATGTGGAACAATAAAAGACATTGTGGATTTTGGTAGGTTCATTAAACTTTCTTgttatttattacacatttttctTGTGTTCTAATGTCACATCTATGTATtggaataattaaattttttaaattttgttgtaATGAATCTCATTTATGTCCTGAATCAGTTGTAGTTTAGTTGAGATAGAGATGGGAAGTTCTTCATGCGCAGTTTCTCCACCTCCGCTCGCAGTATGAGTATCTCTTCAGATTGTGCTCCAGCGATGTTCAACAGCTTCTTTCTCAAGATGATGTCTTGGTAGTTCTTCTCTGCCTCTGTCTCCTGGTTATCTCCCATTGCTGGATAACAACATTGTGtgaataagtaaatataaattaaagttaTTGGGCCTTATTCATGAACCCTTAGCAGAATGTACATTACAAagcatactgtttttatttatttattattatttatttaaaaatcatgtaAGTCAATGGTACAGTTTACCCTGCAGTTCAaaaggtctcttatgctcaccaaggctgcattaatttgatcagtaacactgtgtatatactgtaatattagaatttaaatattattactttttttctatttgaatatattttaaaatattttttttttcagttgtggtTAAACTGAACTTTAAGCAGCACCGTTACTTCAGTCCTTAGCCACACATGATCGTTCATAAACTGTTATAATAATCTGAtgtggtgcttaagaaacatttgatatattatcaGTGTTCAAAGCTAATGTGCTGCATAGTATTATTGTGGAAaccgtgtttttttttctaggaatctttgatgtatag
This window of the Carassius gibelio isolate Cgi1373 ecotype wild population from Czech Republic chromosome B13, carGib1.2-hapl.c, whole genome shotgun sequence genome carries:
- the sfr1 gene encoding swi5-dependent recombination DNA repair protein 1 homolog, with translation METTPIKLTAANESTPNTSSSWLSANKSMSSSLKEKLKRSRHSFRSPLSVVKRLKIEDDSLPQTSQTRDSVTDDRETDAEVHRNDMREQRDLTPHTAEHAQKDLIQKCEELRKTVKEKSETLRRLKMAKMYRKKNDLTQLQRLVDKWRSCAQSVLCELQSELPSEGNQVSLSRLIDSFGLDDKILHFDRTEEDFTDN